From a single Pseudopipra pipra isolate bDixPip1 chromosome 15, bDixPip1.hap1, whole genome shotgun sequence genomic region:
- the LOC135422373 gene encoding protocadherin beta-15-like: MCARPAPGSAEGERRHRACARVSVGRAERQRGQRAAAGAVPARTAGWWSRLRRRRARPSPAQHSQAQPSSQQPSRAERAAAAAASAGSASRAWDTAAALRAAEPTGIQREREGTRPLPLSLGTTGEIREKEIGHRRRRRRAMAMARQVLCVCALLSLALARSQPIRYSVAEEADSGSLVGNLAQDAALPPAQLSARRARLLAEDGRQHFRLDRASGRLVVADRLDREQLCAQADTCTLAFELLLADPLQFFRVEVALHDINDHSPVFPAERVTFKILETSDPGSRFPLEVARDLDIGSNSVQAYSISPENEYFSVSYGSRIKGKKYVELVLEKPLDREEQAEMDFSLIAVDGGTPPRSGTTQIHITVLDVNDNAPVFTHELYDVQVLENAPEGSVVLSVLATDQDAGTNGEISYQFSEAVDHSDSAFEIDPTSGEIKLTKPLDFEAAGTHELSVRATDGGGLSAICKVLVEVLDVNDNAPELVVSSFSSPLPENSAPGTVVALFSVRDRDAGANGKVSCALDDQLVFSLRPAYKNYYELVTVSALDREETAEYMVTVTAADAGSPPLTSSHTFSVAISDVNDNAPVFNQSSYTMYVRENNVPSVLVGAVSAADADVGLNAKVTYSLSAGQAAERPWCSCLSVNSESGQVFVLRALDYEQLRQSEVVVSASDAGSPPLRANVTVRLLVLDENDNAPLVLYPAPDSGPASSELVPVSAEAGYLVSKVVAVDADSGQNSWLSYHLLRATDPGLFAVAAQSGEVRLRRPVTDRDSVKHKLVVLVRDNGRPPLSATAALSALLLKDFSDLRQPHGSPATDDQPGSLTTYLILALVFVSLLFLASTAAFVARRLCKRKELKAAHVLDGADNLPSGLAEAAAAGTLPHPYCYEISLTTGSGNSEFKFLKPFVPSLTPQPWAMGGGPSEEQVFPCVPVPTEDVTPDDAGTVSAEQFNRLSFN; encoded by the coding sequence ATGTGCGCGCGTcctgccccgggctcagccGAGGGCGAGCGGCGGCACCGCGCGTGTGCGCGCGTGTCCGTGGGCCGGGCCGAGCGGCAGCGCGggcagcgggcggcggcgggcgcagTCCCAGCGCGCACCGCTGGGTGGTGGTCTCGGCTAAGGCGCCGCCGAGCCCgacccagcccagctcagcacagccaagcccagcccagctcccaacAGCCCAGCCGGGCGGAGCGGGCAGCGGCTGCGGCAGCGAGCGCTGGCTCTGCCAGCCGAGCCTGGGACACCGCGGCTGCACTCCGGGCTGCCGAACCGACCGGAAtacagagggagagggaaggtacCCGCCCGCTGCCGCTTTCGTTGGGGACTACGGGAGAGATCCGCGAGAAGGAGATCGGACACCGCCGCCGCCGGAGGAGGGCCATGGCGATGGCAAGGCAAgtgctttgtgtgtgtgctttgctCTCCCTGGCGCTCGCTCGCTCGCAGCCCATCCGCTACTCCGTGGCCGAGGAGGCGGACAGCGGCTCCCTCGTAGGCAACCTGGCGCAGGACGCGGCGCTGCCGCCGGCGCAGCTCTCGGCTCGCCGCGCCCGCCTGCTGGCCGAGGACGGCCGGCAGCACTTTCGCCTCGACCGCGCCAGCGGCCGCCTCGTCGTGGCCGACAGGCTCGACCGGGAGCAGCTGTGCGCCCAGGCCGACACCTGCACGCTCGCCTTCGAGCTGCTGCTGGCCGACCCGCTGCAGTTCTTTCGGGTCGAGGTGGCCCTGCACGACATCAATGACCATTCGCCCGTTTTCCCTGCGGAACGAGTCACTTTTAAGATCCTTGAAACAAGCGACCCGGGCTCTCGTTTCCCTCTGGAGGTTGCTCGGGACCTTGATATTGGCAGCAACAGCGTCCAGGCATACAGCATCTCTCCCGAGAATGAGTACTTTAGTGTCTCCTATGGGAGTCGGATTAAAGGCAAGAAATATGTTGAACTTGTTTTAGAAAAGCCTCtagacagagaggagcaggcagagaTGGATTTCAGTCTCATTGCTGTTGATGGAGGCACTCCACCCAGAAGTGGGACCACACAAATTCACATTACAGTTCTGGATGTCAATGACAATGCTCCAGTCTTCACACATGAACTGTATGATGTGCAGGTTTTAGAAAACGCACCAGAGGGCTCTGTGGTTCTCAGTGTGCTGGCAACTGATCAGGATGCGGGAACTAATGGGGAAATCTCCTACCAGTTCAGTGAAGCAGTTGACCACAGTGACTCAGCATTCGAGATTGATCCCACGAGTGGTGAAATTAAACTCACAAAGCCCCTGGACTTTGAGGCAGCAGGGACTCACGAACTCAGTGTGAGAGCCACAGATGGTGGGGGCCTTTCCGCAATCTGCAAGGTGTTGGTGGAGGTGTTGGATGTGAATGACAATGCCCCGGAGCTGGTGGTCAGTTCCTTCAGCAGTCCCCTCCCCGAGAACTCAGCGCCCGGCACGGTCGTTGCCCTCTTCAGTGTCAGGGACCGCGATGCCGGGGCCAACGGCAAGGTCTCCTGTGCCCTCGACGATCAGCTCGTCTTCTCCCTGCGCCCAGCCTACAAGAATTACTATGAGCTGGTGACGGTGAGTGCCCTGGACCGCGAGGAGACGGCTGAGTACATGGTGACGGTGACAGCAGCAGACGCGGGCTCCCCTCCTCTGACGAGCAGCCACACCTTCAGCGTGGCCATCTCGGACGTCAATGACAACGCGCCTGTCTTCAACCAGAGCTCGTACACCATGTACGTGCGTGAGAACAATGTGCCCAGCGTGCTGGTTGGAGCCGTGAGTGCTGCAGATGCCGACGTGGGGCTCAACGCCAAGGTGACCTATTCGCTGTCAGCGGGGCAAGCGGCGGAGCGGCCTTGGTGCTCGTGCCTGTCGGTGAACTCGGAGAGCGGGCAGGTGTTTGTGCTGCGAGCGCTGGACTACGAGCAGCTGAGGCAGAGCGAGGTGGTGGTGAGCGCCTCTGACGCGGGTTCTCCTCCGCTGCGAGCCAACGTCACCGTCCGCCTGCTGGTGCTGGACGAGAACGACAACGCCCCGCTCGTGCTGTACCCGGCGCCCGACAGCGGCCCGGCCTCCAGCGAGCTGGTGCCCGTGTCGGCTGAGGCGGGCTACCTCGTCTCCAAAGTGGTGGCCGTCGACGCCGACTCGGGGCAGAACTCCTGGCTCTCGTACCACCTGCTCAGGGCCACCGACCCCGGGCTCTTTGCCGTGGCTGCCCAAAGCGGCGAGGTGAGGCTCAGGAGGCCCGTGACAGACAGAGACAGCGTCAAGCACAAGCTCGTCGTCCTGGTGCGAGACAACGGCCGCCCACCCCTCTCAGCCACCGCCGCTCTCAGCGCACTCCTGCTCAAGGACTTCTCCGACCTGCGCCAACCGCACGGCAGCCCCGCCACCGACGACCAGCCCGGCTCCCTCACCACCTACTTAATCCTTGCCTTGGTCTTCgtctccctgctcttcctcGCCTCCACAGCAGCCTTCGTGGCTCGCAGGCTGTGcaagagaaaggagctgaaggCTGCCCACGTGCTTGACGGGGCCGACAACTTGCCGAGCGGCCTGGCcgaggcagctgctgcagggacccTGCCCCACCCCTACTGCTACGAGATCAGCCTCACCACGGGCTCGGGCAACAGCGAGTTCAAGTTCCTCAAGCCCTTCGTCCCCAGCCTgacaccacagccctgggccaTGGGCGGGGGCCCCAGTGAGGAACAGGTTTTCCcttgtgtccctgtccccacagaggACGTGACACCGGACGATGCTGGGACTGTCTCTGCAGAACAGTTCAACCGTCTTTCCTTTAACTAG